The nucleotide window GCAAGGGATGCCGCGCGAACGCACGGCGGCGACCGCCGGCGACCACATCGACTGGATCACCACCTCGCCCGAGGCCATCAGGTTGACGCTCTCGTCGAAGGACTTCCAGAAGGCGCGGAACTGGCCGTCCTTCTTGGCCTTGATGAGGAAATCGATGGTCTTGTCGATCTCCTCCTGGGTCATGTTGCCCTTGTCGGCATATTCGATCTCGCCCAACGCCTCCATGATCATGGCTGCGTCCATGATGCCGATGGAAGGGATGTTGAGGATCGAGGTCTTGCCCTTGAAGGCCGGGTCCATGATGTCGGCCCAGCTGGTGATCTCGCGGCCGACCAGATCCGGGCGGATGCCCAGCGTGTCGGCGTTGTAGATCGTCGGCACCATGGTCAGCCAGTCGGTCGGGGCGCTGGCGAAGGTGGTGGAGTCCTTGCCGTCGACGAAGCCGACCGTGTGCGGTGCCGTGCCTTGCGCGATGACGCTGTCCGGGGCCAGCTTGCCGTCGATGAACAGCGGCACGATCTTGTCGTAATACTTCAGCCGCGAGACCTCCATCGGCTGCATGACGCCGGCCGGGAACACCTTCTTGGCGATCCAGTACTCGATATCGGCAATGTCGTAGCTGTCCGGCTGGGTGACGGCGCGCTGGGCGGCGGCGTCGGAATCGGTCGCCGTCATTTCCAGCGTGATGCCGAGGTCTTCCTTGCACTTCTCGGCGATGGCGTTGAGGTTCGACACGCCGGTGCCGAACTGGCGCAGGGTGATCGGGTTCTGCGCCCAGATGGTCGGAAAGCCGGTGATGGCCCCGCTGCCGGCGGCAAGGCCTGCGGCGGCCGCGCCGGACTTCAGCAGCGTGCGGCGGGAGAGCCCGCCGGTTCCGGCGGCGGTCTTGCTGGTCGGTGTCGTCGTCATTTCAGTTCCCCTCTCTTGTGATGGTCGGCCTTGGTTTTTCAGGAAGCGAGACGGCCGAGGACGATCGCGTCCTCCCGGTCCCACGCGAGCGGCGCCGCATCGCCGACCTTCACGGGCGCGGCGAAGAAGTCGGTGTCGCTGACGATTGCTGT belongs to Stappia indica and includes:
- a CDS encoding ABC transporter substrate-binding protein → MTTTPTSKTAAGTGGLSRRTLLKSGAAAAGLAAGSGAITGFPTIWAQNPITLRQFGTGVSNLNAIAEKCKEDLGITLEMTATDSDAAAQRAVTQPDSYDIADIEYWIAKKVFPAGVMQPMEVSRLKYYDKIVPLFIDGKLAPDSVIAQGTAPHTVGFVDGKDSTTFASAPTDWLTMVPTIYNADTLGIRPDLVGREITSWADIMDPAFKGKTSILNIPSIGIMDAAMIMEALGEIEYADKGNMTQEEIDKTIDFLIKAKKDGQFRAFWKSFDESVNLMASGEVVIQSMWSPAVAAVRSRGIPCVYQPLKEGYRAWGGGIGLAKHLSGAKLDAAYEYIDWYLSGWVGAYLNRQGYYSAAMETAKQHMSEDEWGFWVEGKPAAGDILSPDGKVMEKAGAVRDGGSFTERMGKVACWNSVMDEDRYMVRRWNEFIAA